The genome window TCTCGGACTTGAGCCCGTACCCCTTCGTCCCGTCCGGCGAGAGCACGAACGACACCCCCTCAGCCGGGCCGATGGGGTGGAACTCCACGTCCTGCCCCGCCAGGTCCACGGTCGCGATCCCCATGAGACGGCGGTTCTGGAGCGGGTCCGTCATGCGGAAGAGGCCCGTGTACACGCCGTCCTCCTCCTGGTAGGGACTGCGGCCGAAGGGAAGCCTCATCTCGCCCAGTCCCGGCTCCAGCGGTTCCGAGATATCCCAGCGGTCCACCTCCTCGAACGTCTCCGAGTCGAGCGCGATGAGGTCATCCGCGAACATGTACAGGAGATCGCCGTCGGGGGAGAAGCGGAAGTTGGCGGAGCGGCGCGACTCGTCGTCCGGCCACGGGATCGTGTCGGTCACCTCGTACGTCGTGAGGTCGAAGCGCAGGATGGTCGGCTCGTCGATCCGGTACCGGTCCGCGAGCTTCGTGCGGCTCTGCACGAACATCGCCATCCATTCCTGCTCCGGGTGGATCTGGAAGGAGCGGATCCACGTCCGCGTCGCGCCCTCGCTCAGCGTGAACTCCCCGACGGACTCCTTGGAGGGGAGCGCGATGATCTCGATCGTCTCGAAGAACGGGTCCATCACATAGAGCCGCGAGCGGTCCTCGGAGACGTCGAGACGAAGGGAGATCGCGCGCTTGACCGGGATCCGGTCCACGACCTCCTCGGTGGCCTCGTCCCAGACGATGACCTCGTTGCTGTAGTTGCCCATGTACCAGTGGGCGTTGCGGCCGTTCCCCTGCGCCTCCAGCGCCGGCGCCCACACCGCGCCGAGGGCGCAGGAGAGGGCGCAGGCGATGGCTGCGGCGAGGCCGGCCGGGCGCGTCCGGACCACCCCAAAGCGGCTCACGGGAAGACGAGGTCCAGCTTCCGCCAGTCCTTCTGGGCCGACGCGCACTGCGACGTCCAGTCCGGCGAGTGGTTGAGCTGGTCGGGCACGTGCGCCGGCCAGAAGCACGCGAGGTGGCAGTCGAACAGGTCCCGCTCCACCGGCTGGCACAGCCCGGCCGTGCCGCCGCTCGAATCCACCTCCCAGCCGGGCGAGAACACGAGCGAGCAGCCCAGCGGAATGTGCGGCCCCTCCGGCCGGCTCTCGAGCCCCACGACATCCATCTCCGCGTCCATCTTCTCGCGGGCCACCTGCGCCTCGATGCGGCCGGCCTTCTGGTTGATCGGTTTCAGGTGTTTCACGGCTCTCCCCCTCGCATGCGAAGGTCGACCGGGCCCGCGCCCGGCCGCGTCAATGATCGAAGCGGGCCAGGTACTCCGGGTTCCGTTCCGACAACTCTCCGTAGATCTCCAGACACGTGTGCGTCCACGTCCGCACCCAGGTGCAGAAGTGCAGGTTGGGCGCGGTCGTCTCGCCGTGTCGCGTATGCGCCTCGTGGTAGCAGCCGCCCGAGCAGATCGGACGCGCCCAGCACGTATGGCAGTCCGTCTT of Candidatus Palauibacter australiensis contains these proteins:
- the qhpC gene encoding quinohemoprotein amine dehydrogenase subunit gamma, with the translated sequence MKHLKPINQKAGRIEAQVAREKMDAEMDVVGLESRPEGPHIPLGCSLVFSPGWEVDSSGGTAGLCQPVERDLFDCHLACFWPAHVPDQLNHSPDWTSQCASAQKDWRKLDLVFP